In the genome of Pseudomonas sp. P5_109, one region contains:
- the tagF gene encoding type VI secretion system-associated protein TagF, producing the protein MIGCFGKVPASPDFVSLQGAGDDVCEFDGWLQGALAALQHREDWRELFDALPLCFFSYRARSGNWLLGGLISSRDSSGRRYPFFIFQTLKASEAEPLVNPFTLGELFSGQIRPLLHMAVQGESTSVLFERIKALRPLQGQDFELFRRVHDKFLVNFNLRDIAFALQGTYPEFVINAVLTRLQALKKHLDHVTPIGITLPLPAERGLKNPTADLWVTWLTQMTAERAAPQVNLLADDFMRPRLICFASRNTSEAYRLLTGINERSQSYDVLASFDAFDEHHPKHAFPEIDRPLGDVIDRFVDALDSKSV; encoded by the coding sequence ATGATCGGCTGCTTCGGCAAGGTGCCCGCGAGCCCGGACTTCGTCAGCCTGCAAGGTGCGGGCGACGACGTCTGCGAGTTCGACGGCTGGCTGCAAGGTGCACTGGCCGCCCTGCAGCATCGCGAAGACTGGCGCGAGCTGTTCGACGCACTGCCGCTGTGCTTTTTCAGCTATCGCGCACGCAGTGGCAACTGGTTGCTGGGCGGGCTGATCAGCTCGAGGGACTCGAGTGGGCGGCGCTATCCGTTCTTCATTTTCCAGACGCTCAAGGCCAGTGAAGCCGAGCCACTGGTCAATCCGTTCACCCTGGGCGAACTGTTCAGCGGGCAGATCAGGCCGTTGCTGCACATGGCCGTCCAGGGCGAAAGCACTTCGGTGCTGTTCGAACGCATCAAGGCCTTGCGCCCGTTGCAGGGGCAGGACTTCGAGTTGTTCCGCCGCGTGCATGACAAGTTCCTGGTGAACTTCAACCTGCGCGATATTGCCTTCGCGCTCCAGGGCACTTACCCGGAGTTCGTCATCAATGCCGTGCTGACGCGCCTTCAGGCACTCAAAAAGCATCTGGATCACGTAACGCCGATCGGCATCACCCTGCCCTTGCCGGCGGAAAGGGGTTTGAAAAATCCGACCGCCGATCTGTGGGTCACCTGGCTGACGCAAATGACAGCCGAACGCGCCGCGCCGCAGGTCAACCTGCTGGCGGACGATTTCATGCGTCCCCGGCTGATCTGTTTTGCCTCACGCAATACCAGCGAGGCCTACCGCCTGCTGACCGGCATCAATGAGCGCTCGCAGAGCTATGACGTGCTGGCGTCATTCGATGCCTTTGACGAGCACCACCCGAAACACGCTTTTCCCGAAATCGACCGCCCTCTGGGTGACGTTATCGACCGTTTTGTCGATGCCCTGGATTCGAAGTCCGTATGA
- the icmH gene encoding type IVB secretion system protein IcmH/DotU, whose translation MTEAVLQGAVAAAREKPTLKDLVQDFISMALIVRKGRQVTSVSAFEASVDTFFKALERDARSANYSVEQVKDTQYALCAFLDESVLRSGDNELRRHFELQPLQFRYFGVHLAGEGFFEKIDALRGDVKQNLDVLEVYHLCLALGFEGKFSLGQKDQLRYLANTLGQDIARFRKTPKALSPDWALPDQVSQMLRHEVPLWLYLALIALVCAGVYLTLDWLLGKDVAALSEQISQLFSA comes from the coding sequence ATGACCGAAGCCGTATTGCAAGGCGCCGTTGCCGCCGCCCGTGAAAAACCGACCCTCAAAGACCTGGTGCAAGACTTCATCAGCATGGCACTGATCGTGCGCAAAGGCCGCCAGGTGACGTCGGTCAGCGCCTTCGAGGCAAGCGTCGACACCTTCTTCAAGGCGCTGGAACGCGATGCCCGCAGCGCCAACTACAGCGTTGAACAGGTGAAGGACACCCAGTACGCCCTGTGTGCGTTCCTCGATGAAAGCGTGTTGCGCTCCGGGGACAACGAGTTGCGTCGGCACTTTGAATTGCAGCCGCTGCAGTTCCGCTATTTCGGCGTGCACCTGGCCGGTGAAGGCTTCTTCGAAAAAATCGATGCGCTGCGTGGCGACGTCAAACAGAACCTCGATGTGCTCGAGGTTTACCACCTGTGCCTGGCCCTGGGTTTCGAAGGCAAGTTCAGCCTCGGGCAAAAGGATCAGCTGCGTTACCTGGCCAATACCCTGGGCCAGGACATCGCGCGTTTTCGCAAGACGCCCAAGGCCCTCTCGCCTGACTGGGCATTGCCCGACCAGGTCTCGCAAATGCTGCGCCATGAAGTTCCCCTCTGGCTTTACCTGGCGCTGATTGCGCTGGTCTGCGCGGGTGTCTACCTGACGCTGGACTGGCTGCTGGGCAAAGACGTAGCCGCTTTGTCCGAACAAATCAGCCAGCTGTTCAGTGCCTGA
- a CDS encoding type VI secretion protein IcmF/TssM N-terminal domain-containing protein produces MKTLLRSLKSFWFLVPVLWLASLAVCWFVAPHVSWLRGYALEVMAIVSAFYLLIIVLRQYKRIRAEHNLENLVQIEVDRSLKSTGEFRDQQVLRERLKHAIAMLRADRSAGGGGSSALYDLPWYLVIGMSAAGKTSLLTRSGLSASIASSANDTQSGTQHCDWYFSPEAVMIDTAGRYLRDDPSASEFAAFLRMLKKQRSKAAVNGLVLVVSLPELLACSAAERNELAAQLVSRIEEYNDCLDANPPIYLMLSKTDQLPGFSQAFEGLDLNERQQPLGMTFGLSEIRNQGLRPVLDAKLANLHGHIRRHVDAQMIALGADANSALLNFPNYFAELSGVLEQFLQHFAETGRSGAPLLLRGLYFTSALQTDQQLSQVYEDDLAESFALQPEPEQPEPSSGKKISDRSYFITDTFRRVIFPDRDLTLYQSRLGKNTSASPALLGLAVLAGVAFIGWQALSFQNNRQWLATLREQLSELQQSPDRAGLLASGQGLELLREQLSAIEKHRAKGVPLQLGAGLYRGDDIYRVAQTAYLQQLRTQALEPVNLQLQLQMRAFNEFAKTVDAQNSFAPASNKADPVKARASGQKLPIRLNNLPRSSADVASRLTGTAKGAANKARGEALTALRNPATASDAADLSATTGGLSLSEEMLGRLDERQVASIIESYNALKLYLMLTQPGTHPDPEFVGAALPVAWANTASADNPVSTAVIQDNSPVYVQLLKNGQAPALSRNEQLISETRNSLKSFMISSSLVDREYLRLQLESSRQFPAVGLSDLVPMPGRQLLYGTEAVPAIFTRQGWEQFVKPDLIKLVSGNLQNESDWVLDGEGGDSIVQKANFIREFMTRYKRDYTQAWYTFIDSVGVRHFTDMANATQQLALLSDVQNSPVKILLAAVNDNTQWDVPAPRETLQAGIKPDDGFWSSVTGIFDGKNTSPGALISPLPAVDDGSLAKRFEPVSRVFAVQNAEGADSTIMDRYLAALRKLKVRMNNIQRSQDVGKSSKQLISETLEGLPSEVTSVRNYVETTVDTSQGGLSESLQGLFSLPIQFAWETLRDPAGQQIAKAWAQQIAKPWEQVMAHRYPIAPGSRNEASVKDLQRFVDPESGLLPNFKRNEIGNLSGGEGLGMSSNSKATPLVNPNMVNSIDKASSLGQVIASLSDRDNGFEIMLEPSANLTDIIFTLDGQVQHYRNGKTSWSRFSWPGTTTTPGARLDVVTLTGERITVFDYPGRWGLLRMNDSARVSDLDGIQQRFSWNTSSGPVSLAVRNYGGVKLTDLANVKALSALNSKEGQAL; encoded by the coding sequence ATGAAGACATTATTGCGCTCGTTAAAAAGTTTTTGGTTCCTCGTCCCCGTGCTGTGGCTGGCGAGCCTGGCGGTTTGCTGGTTCGTCGCGCCGCACGTGAGCTGGTTGCGCGGTTATGCGCTGGAGGTGATGGCGATCGTCAGCGCCTTCTACCTGCTGATCATTGTGCTGCGTCAGTACAAGCGTATCCGGGCGGAGCACAACCTTGAAAACCTGGTACAGATCGAAGTCGATCGTTCGCTCAAGTCCACCGGTGAGTTCCGCGATCAGCAAGTGCTGCGCGAACGCCTCAAGCACGCCATCGCGATGCTGCGCGCCGACCGCTCGGCCGGCGGCGGCGGTTCGTCGGCGCTTTACGATTTGCCGTGGTACCTGGTGATCGGCATGTCCGCGGCCGGCAAGACCTCGTTGCTGACCCGCTCCGGTTTGTCCGCGAGCATTGCCAGCAGCGCCAACGACACACAAAGCGGCACCCAGCATTGCGATTGGTATTTCAGCCCCGAGGCCGTGATGATCGATACGGCCGGCCGGTACCTGCGCGACGATCCGTCGGCCAGCGAATTCGCCGCCTTCCTGCGCATGCTGAAAAAGCAACGCAGCAAGGCCGCCGTCAACGGTCTGGTGTTGGTGGTGAGCCTGCCTGAACTGCTGGCGTGCAGCGCGGCCGAGCGCAACGAACTGGCCGCGCAACTGGTGTCGCGCATCGAGGAGTACAACGATTGCCTGGACGCCAATCCACCGATCTACCTGATGCTGAGCAAGACCGATCAACTGCCGGGCTTCAGCCAGGCGTTTGAAGGCCTGGACCTGAACGAGCGCCAGCAACCGCTGGGCATGACCTTCGGTTTGTCCGAAATCCGCAACCAGGGCCTGCGCCCGGTACTGGATGCCAAGCTGGCCAACCTGCATGGCCATATTCGTCGCCACGTCGACGCGCAGATGATTGCGCTGGGCGCCGATGCCAACAGCGCGCTGCTGAATTTCCCGAACTATTTCGCCGAGCTGTCGGGCGTGCTGGAGCAGTTCCTCCAGCACTTTGCCGAGACCGGTCGCAGCGGTGCACCGCTGTTGCTGCGCGGGCTGTATTTCACCAGCGCACTGCAGACCGACCAGCAACTGAGCCAGGTGTATGAAGACGACCTGGCCGAGTCGTTCGCCCTGCAACCAGAGCCTGAGCAACCGGAGCCAAGCAGCGGCAAGAAAATCAGCGACCGCAGCTACTTCATCACCGATACGTTCCGCCGGGTGATCTTCCCGGATCGCGACCTGACCCTTTATCAGTCGCGCCTTGGCAAGAACACCTCCGCCAGCCCTGCCCTGCTGGGCCTGGCGGTATTGGCCGGGGTTGCGTTCATTGGCTGGCAAGCCCTGTCGTTCCAGAACAACCGTCAGTGGCTGGCCACATTGCGCGAGCAACTGAGCGAGCTGCAACAGTCCCCGGACCGTGCCGGGCTGCTCGCCTCGGGCCAGGGCCTGGAGCTGCTGCGCGAGCAACTCTCGGCCATCGAGAAGCACCGCGCCAAAGGCGTGCCACTGCAACTCGGTGCCGGCCTGTATCGTGGTGACGACATCTACCGCGTCGCGCAGACCGCCTACTTGCAGCAACTGCGCACCCAGGCACTGGAACCGGTCAACCTGCAGCTGCAATTGCAGATGCGCGCCTTCAATGAATTCGCCAAGACCGTGGATGCGCAGAACAGCTTTGCGCCTGCGTCAAACAAGGCCGACCCGGTCAAAGCGCGCGCATCTGGCCAGAAACTGCCGATCCGCTTGAACAACCTGCCGCGCAGCAGCGCTGATGTCGCCAGTCGCCTGACCGGTACCGCCAAGGGTGCCGCCAACAAGGCACGGGGCGAAGCGCTGACGGCACTGCGCAACCCTGCCACGGCGAGCGATGCCGCGGATTTGTCGGCGACCACCGGCGGGCTTTCGTTGTCCGAGGAAATGCTCGGCCGGCTGGATGAGCGGCAAGTAGCGTCCATCATCGAGTCCTATAACGCACTGAAGCTCTACCTGATGCTCACGCAACCGGGCACCCACCCGGACCCTGAGTTCGTCGGTGCCGCGTTGCCGGTGGCCTGGGCCAATACCGCCAGTGCCGACAATCCTGTCAGCACGGCGGTGATCCAGGACAACTCGCCGGTCTACGTGCAATTGCTCAAGAACGGCCAGGCACCGGCCTTGTCGCGTAACGAGCAACTGATCAGCGAAACCCGCAACAGCCTGAAGTCGTTCATGATTTCCAGCTCGCTGGTGGACCGTGAATACCTGCGCCTGCAACTGGAATCCAGCCGTCAGTTCCCGGCCGTTGGCTTGAGCGACCTGGTGCCAATGCCCGGCCGTCAGTTGCTGTACGGCACCGAGGCGGTTCCGGCGATTTTCACCCGCCAGGGCTGGGAACAGTTCGTCAAGCCGGATCTGATCAAGCTGGTGTCGGGCAACCTGCAAAACGAATCGGACTGGGTGCTCGACGGCGAAGGCGGCGACAGCATCGTGCAGAAAGCCAACTTCATCCGCGAGTTCATGACGCGCTACAAGCGCGACTACACCCAGGCCTGGTATACCTTCATCGACAGCGTGGGTGTTCGCCACTTCACCGACATGGCCAACGCGACTCAACAGTTGGCACTGCTCAGCGACGTGCAGAATTCGCCGGTGAAAATCCTCCTCGCGGCGGTCAACGACAACACCCAATGGGATGTCCCTGCCCCCCGCGAAACCCTGCAAGCGGGCATCAAGCCCGATGACGGATTCTGGAGCAGCGTCACTGGGATTTTCGATGGCAAGAACACCTCGCCAGGCGCGCTGATTTCGCCTTTGCCGGCAGTCGACGACGGCAGCCTGGCCAAGCGCTTCGAACCGGTATCGCGAGTGTTTGCGGTGCAGAACGCCGAAGGCGCCGACAGCACGATCATGGATCGCTACCTCGCGGCCTTGCGCAAGCTCAAGGTGCGGATGAACAACATCCAGCGCTCCCAGGACGTTGGCAAGAGCAGCAAGCAGTTGATCAGCGAAACCCTCGAAGGGTTGCCAAGTGAAGTGACCAGCGTGCGCAACTATGTCGAGACCACCGTCGACACCAGCCAGGGCGGCCTTTCCGAATCGTTGCAGGGCCTGTTCAGCCTACCGATCCAGTTTGCCTGGGAAACCCTGCGCGACCCGGCCGGCCAACAGATTGCCAAGGCCTGGGCACAGCAGATTGCCAAGCCCTGGGAGCAGGTCATGGCGCACCGTTACCCGATTGCACCGGGCAGCCGCAATGAAGCTTCGGTCAAGGATCTGCAGCGTTTCGTCGACCCGGAATCCGGGCTGCTGCCGAACTTCAAGCGCAACGAAATCGGCAACCTGTCCGGTGGCGAAGGCCTGGGGATGAGCAGCAATAGCAAGGCAACGCCGCTGGTCAACCCGAACATGGTCAACAGCATCGACAAGGCCAGCTCGTTGGGCCAGGTGATCGCCAGCCTGTCGGACCGCGACAACGGCTTCGAGATCATGCTCGAGCCTTCCGCCAACCTGACCGACATCATCTTCACCCTCGATGGCCAGGTGCAGCACTATCGCAACGGCAAGACCAGCTGGAGCCGCTTCTCGTGGCCCGGCACGACCACCACGCCGGGCGCACGCCTGGATGTGGTGACCCTGACCGGCGAGCGCATCACGGTGTTCGACTACCCGGGCCGCTGGGGTCTGCTGCGCATGAACGACAGCGCACGGGTCAGCGATCTTGACGGTATCCAGCAACGCTTCAGCTGGAACACCAGCAGTGGCCCGGTCAGCCTCGCCGTGCGCAACTACGGCGGCGTCAAGCTGACCGACCTGGCCAACGTCAAGGCATTGAGCGCGCTCAACAGCAAAGAAGGTCAAGCGCTGTGA
- a CDS encoding DUF6124 family protein — MFKVTPNPPDTDPAPPYEPDSNKLNETAERALDFHFPSTADIKATPRTVSTLFTVDPQVDTETLVVYLVETLASVDVMVHQLVDHLDGGSRNALLGISNSVMLAEITANRVLDQIDSPE, encoded by the coding sequence ATGTTCAAGGTCACCCCCAACCCGCCGGACACCGATCCGGCACCCCCCTACGAACCCGATTCAAACAAACTCAACGAAACCGCCGAGCGCGCTCTCGATTTTCACTTCCCCTCGACCGCGGATATTAAAGCCACGCCGCGTACGGTCAGTACCTTGTTTACCGTCGACCCGCAGGTCGATACCGAAACCTTGGTGGTTTACCTGGTGGAGACGTTGGCTTCGGTGGATGTGATGGTCCACCAGTTGGTGGATCATCTGGACGGTGGATCGCGCAATGCTCTGCTGGGGATTTCCAACAGTGTGATGTTGGCGGAGATTACGGCGAACCGGGTACTGGATCAGATTGATTCACCTGAGTAA
- a CDS encoding Hcp family type VI secretion system effector has translation MAFDAYIQIEGIPGEVLDDKHKDWIEVLGYEYGATQATSATASSSGGASSERVALSDFRIRKAVDKASAKLFEHCCNGKHIAKIQLNVNRAGGDKVTYLTINLEEVVVSSVKAIAGGNQNGEDKAVGDLPIEEISFNFARIKTTYTQQSRADGQGGGNVTGGWDRTANKVFA, from the coding sequence ATGGCATTTGACGCATACATCCAGATCGAAGGTATTCCAGGTGAAGTGCTGGACGACAAACACAAGGATTGGATCGAAGTGCTGGGCTACGAGTATGGCGCCACCCAAGCGACCTCCGCGACGGCCAGCTCGTCGGGCGGTGCTTCGTCGGAACGTGTAGCGTTGAGCGACTTCCGCATCCGCAAAGCCGTGGACAAGGCTTCGGCCAAGCTGTTCGAACACTGCTGCAATGGCAAGCACATTGCCAAGATCCAGCTGAACGTGAACCGCGCCGGTGGCGACAAGGTCACCTACCTGACCATCAACCTGGAAGAAGTCGTGGTGTCGTCCGTGAAAGCGATCGCTGGCGGTAACCAGAACGGCGAAGACAAAGCGGTTGGCGATCTGCCGATCGAAGAAATCAGCTTCAACTTCGCTCGCATCAAGACCACCTACACCCAGCAGAGCCGTGCCGATGGCCAGGGCGGCGGCAACGTCACCGGTGGTTGGGATCGCACCGCGAACAAGGTTTTCGCATAA
- the tssM gene encoding type VI secretion system membrane subunit TssM codes for MNKIKYYFLRYQPYILGVCFFLTIFVVWGIGRAFDFSSLNSLLTGIGVFLGLSAGYVLLLYRGVSRHHNLEGLLREDADQAVLNASPADREEVSLLRERLLQSIERLHSNKPRGSNPKDALYALPWYLVVGQPAAGKSTMLYQSGLNFPYAEREGVRVAGLGGTRNCDWFFSSEAVLLDTAGRYMNNQEEAGKWRAFLQLLRQHRQRRPLNGLIVTVSIHDILQTSLDDQERIAKRLRERIQETHALLEVRLPVYLVFTKCDLVPGFAPFYRQLDETARGEVMGKTFSHKGYEQADWGQRFGVAMDELVSYWQQVASQQLVSQDIQITRQDSAVYRFPLELAALKPRLQLFVDALLRANPYQSAELLRGFYFTSALDADQPELGGHARQVTERFSLEGDREIANGNAQPRPLFINSLFRKVIIPDQHLVALYTTNHRERRRRAAWIGGAAVVAVLLCSLLGWSYVNNRNTLQGISAELTQATADDRSATGQYTAWQTLDRLRFWTADYYARHHDQGVPLRMRLGLYQGHKVEPLVRSRYFDRLESVMLKPTADNLTRSLYLLTTLKVYQRNAKDLMPVTGVDSVEPKALPNDNRAQSIAAFGKATLDTYVMLSRAQREKADPAFLKAKIPDYWYPAIARQVGNASVAASDYEFASRQINFYSDQIHQPDVPRILDNAFLISSSRNYINSLLTQSLRSIETITLESDTLFAFARADFQSLKTEGQSQLSAIAGKLLSTPNIGKIIIAGHADQLGDPQGNLQVSKQRAQTIKTYLVGKGVPGELVEAVGEGSNKPLVKCDMQQPRAQLIHCLEPNRRVEIEVRALN; via the coding sequence ATGAACAAGATCAAGTATTACTTCTTGCGCTATCAGCCCTACATTCTCGGGGTGTGCTTTTTCCTCACGATCTTCGTGGTGTGGGGCATCGGCCGTGCGTTTGACTTCAGTTCGCTCAACAGCCTGTTGACCGGCATTGGCGTGTTCCTCGGCCTGTCCGCCGGTTATGTACTGCTGCTTTATCGGGGCGTGTCCCGGCATCACAACCTCGAAGGACTGTTGCGCGAGGATGCCGACCAGGCCGTGCTGAACGCGAGCCCGGCGGATCGCGAGGAAGTCAGCCTGTTGCGCGAGCGGCTGTTGCAGAGCATCGAACGCTTGCACAGCAACAAGCCACGGGGCAGCAATCCCAAGGATGCGCTGTACGCCCTGCCCTGGTACCTGGTGGTCGGTCAGCCCGCGGCAGGCAAGAGCACCATGCTCTATCAGTCGGGTCTCAATTTCCCCTATGCCGAGCGCGAAGGCGTGCGGGTCGCCGGTCTCGGTGGCACGCGCAATTGCGACTGGTTCTTCAGTTCCGAGGCCGTGCTGCTGGACACAGCCGGCCGCTACATGAACAACCAGGAAGAGGCCGGCAAATGGCGCGCATTCCTGCAACTGCTGCGCCAGCATCGCCAGCGCCGGCCACTCAACGGCCTGATCGTCACCGTCAGCATCCACGACATCCTGCAAACCTCGCTCGACGATCAGGAGCGCATCGCCAAGCGCCTGCGCGAACGCATCCAGGAAACCCATGCCCTGCTGGAAGTGCGCCTGCCGGTGTACCTGGTGTTCACCAAGTGCGACCTGGTGCCGGGTTTCGCGCCTTTCTATCGGCAACTGGACGAAACCGCCCGTGGCGAAGTCATGGGCAAGACCTTTTCCCACAAAGGCTATGAGCAGGCCGATTGGGGGCAGCGCTTTGGCGTTGCGATGGACGAGCTGGTCAGCTACTGGCAACAGGTGGCGAGCCAGCAGCTGGTCTCGCAAGACATCCAGATCACCCGTCAGGATTCGGCGGTGTATCGGTTCCCGCTGGAGCTGGCGGCCCTCAAGCCACGGCTGCAACTGTTCGTCGATGCCCTGTTGCGCGCCAACCCTTATCAAAGTGCCGAACTGCTGCGCGGCTTCTATTTCACCAGTGCCCTCGATGCCGACCAGCCGGAACTGGGCGGGCACGCACGCCAGGTGACAGAGCGATTCTCGCTGGAAGGTGACCGGGAGATCGCCAACGGCAACGCGCAACCGCGCCCGTTGTTCATCAACAGCCTGTTCCGCAAAGTGATCATTCCCGACCAGCACCTGGTGGCGCTGTACACCACCAACCACCGCGAGCGTCGGCGCCGGGCGGCCTGGATCGGCGGTGCCGCAGTGGTCGCGGTGCTGCTGTGCAGCTTGTTGGGCTGGTCGTATGTGAACAACAGGAACACCCTGCAGGGCATCTCGGCAGAACTGACTCAGGCGACGGCCGATGACCGCTCCGCCACCGGGCAATACACCGCTTGGCAAACCCTCGATCGCCTGCGCTTCTGGACCGCGGATTACTACGCGCGGCATCACGACCAAGGCGTACCGTTGCGCATGCGCCTCGGGCTTTATCAGGGCCACAAGGTAGAACCACTGGTGCGCAGCCGCTATTTCGACCGCCTGGAAAGCGTGATGCTCAAGCCCACGGCCGACAACCTGACCCGGTCGTTGTACTTGCTGACCACCCTCAAGGTCTATCAGCGCAATGCCAAGGACCTGATGCCGGTGACCGGCGTGGACAGCGTCGAACCCAAGGCCCTGCCGAACGACAACCGGGCGCAGTCCATCGCCGCGTTCGGCAAGGCGACGCTGGACACCTACGTCATGCTGTCGCGTGCCCAGCGGGAAAAGGCCGACCCTGCGTTCCTCAAGGCGAAAATCCCGGACTACTGGTACCCGGCGATTGCCCGCCAGGTCGGCAACGCCAGTGTCGCCGCCTCGGACTATGAGTTCGCCAGCCGCCAGATCAATTTCTACAGCGACCAGATTCACCAGCCGGACGTGCCGCGGATCCTCGACAACGCGTTCCTGATCTCCAGCTCGCGCAACTACATCAACAGCCTGCTGACCCAGTCGTTGCGCTCGATCGAAACCATCACGCTGGAGTCGGACACCCTGTTCGCTTTCGCCCGTGCGGACTTCCAGAGCCTGAAGACTGAAGGCCAAAGCCAGCTCAGCGCGATCGCCGGCAAGCTGCTCAGCACCCCCAACATCGGAAAAATCATCATCGCCGGCCACGCCGACCAACTCGGCGACCCGCAGGGCAACCTGCAGGTTTCGAAACAGCGGGCGCAAACCATCAAGACCTACCTGGTGGGCAAAGGCGTACCCGGCGAGCTGGTGGAAGCCGTCGGCGAAGGCAGCAACAAGCCCTTGGTCAAGTGCGACATGCAGCAACCAAGAGCGCAGCTGATCCACTGCCTGGAGCCTAACCGGCGGGTAGAAATCGAAGTGCGGGCACTCAACTGA
- the tssA gene encoding type VI secretion system protein TssA, which translates to MSEFLNDLSLAELTAPINEGSGEDLSFSTLFDQVKEARRADPDYLTQGDWQTDLKSSDWDLTLTLAAQGLARQSKDLMLVAWLSEALAHKYHFTGITFGLTLAERLLDNFWAGLFPSLEDGVDERAARLAWMKTTLADVVGGLPITQGQQYGLLRYDESRHVENLGLQNPQAMRAALDEGKINAEVFQRSVVLTDSDHLRLKAGEIAASLNACQQLQSTADRLFGHDAPSFAGLHDVLSRAGQLAEKLLKDRGIELHPAPVAPTPTVAESAGAQPAGAAMTQTRQDTPVTPLRTTPQTRDEAFTLLAGIAQFFKQTEPQSPVPYLIERAIKWGNMPLEGWLNDVIKDSNVVDNIRDVLGTKEAKS; encoded by the coding sequence ATGTCTGAATTTCTCAACGACCTTTCGCTGGCCGAACTGACCGCGCCCATCAATGAGGGGAGCGGCGAAGACCTGAGCTTTTCCACCTTGTTCGATCAGGTGAAAGAAGCACGGCGAGCAGACCCCGATTACCTGACCCAGGGTGACTGGCAAACCGATCTGAAGTCCTCCGACTGGGATCTGACCCTCACCCTGGCTGCCCAGGGCCTGGCTCGACAGAGCAAGGACCTGATGCTCGTCGCCTGGCTCAGCGAAGCCCTGGCGCACAAGTACCATTTCACCGGTATCACCTTCGGCCTGACCCTGGCCGAACGCCTGCTGGATAATTTCTGGGCCGGCCTCTTCCCTTCCCTCGAGGACGGCGTCGATGAACGCGCTGCCCGTCTGGCGTGGATGAAAACGACCCTGGCGGATGTCGTGGGCGGATTGCCCATCACCCAGGGCCAGCAGTACGGCCTGCTGCGTTACGACGAATCCCGGCACGTCGAAAACCTCGGTTTGCAGAACCCCCAGGCCATGCGCGCCGCCCTCGACGAAGGCAAGATCAACGCCGAGGTGTTCCAGCGTTCGGTGGTGCTGACCGACTCCGACCACCTGCGCCTCAAGGCCGGCGAAATTGCCGCCAGTCTCAATGCGTGCCAACAACTGCAGAGCACCGCCGACAGGCTGTTCGGTCATGACGCGCCAAGCTTCGCCGGGCTCCATGACGTGTTGTCCCGCGCCGGCCAACTGGCCGAGAAACTGCTCAAGGACCGCGGCATCGAACTGCACCCGGCCCCTGTCGCCCCCACCCCGACCGTCGCCGAAAGCGCCGGCGCACAACCTGCAGGTGCGGCAATGACCCAGACCCGGCAAGACACTCCCGTCACACCACTGCGCACCACGCCGCAGACCCGCGACGAGGCATTCACCCTGCTCGCGGGCATCGCGCAATTCTTCAAGCAGACCGAACCCCAGAGCCCCGTGCCCTACCTGATCGAACGCGCGATCAAATGGGGCAACATGCCGCTCGAGGGGTGGTTGAATGATGTGATCAAGGACAGCAATGTGGTGGACAACATTCGTGATGTGCTGGGGACCAAGGAAGCGAAGTCCTGA